In Cycloclasticus sp., a single genomic region encodes these proteins:
- the narJ gene encoding nitrate reductase molybdenum cofactor assembly chaperone, with protein sequence MYILKVISRLLDYPSQSLNEHSDELVTVVNDSNLSADNKQQLVAFINTLAATDLYDSQERYDLLFERGRSLSLLLFEHVHGESRDRGQAMVDLMAEYAEHGFDVHSEQMPDYIPLYLEFLSEQDESYVHEWLGDVSHILTVLSERLLDRECDYRILFESLIELSGATVEREKIAEAVKKEQPDDTMEAIDKAWEDKEIRFDDPIESGCESSCSGGYSAATEAPVTWHKAAESTAAR encoded by the coding sequence ATGTATATTTTAAAAGTTATTTCACGCTTATTGGACTACCCGTCTCAATCATTGAACGAGCATTCTGATGAACTTGTTACTGTCGTTAATGACAGTAACTTATCGGCAGACAATAAACAGCAGTTGGTCGCTTTTATTAACACCTTAGCGGCGACAGATCTGTACGACTCACAAGAGCGTTATGATTTGCTGTTTGAACGAGGCCGTTCACTGTCGCTGTTGTTGTTTGAACACGTTCACGGGGAATCGAGAGACCGTGGTCAGGCGATGGTTGATTTGATGGCGGAATATGCAGAGCATGGTTTTGACGTTCATTCAGAGCAGATGCCAGATTATATTCCACTGTACCTCGAATTCCTTAGTGAACAGGATGAATCGTATGTGCATGAATGGTTGGGTGATGTTAGCCATATTCTGACGGTCTTGAGTGAACGACTGCTTGACCGTGAATGTGATTATCGAATTCTGTTTGAATCGCTTATTGAATTATCCGGTGCAACCGTTGAGCGTGAAAAAATTGCTGAAGCTGTTAAAAAAGAGCAGCCAGATGACACCATGGAGGCGATTGATAAAGCCTGGGAAGATAAGGAAATTCGTTTTGATGACCCTATCGAATCGGGTTGTGAGTCATCCTGCAGCGGTGGTTACTCAGCAGCAACAGAAGCACCTGTTACATGGCATAAAGCAGCGGAAAGCACTGCTGCAAGATAG
- the narI gene encoding respiratory nitrate reductase subunit gamma produces the protein MSYLNNLLFGIYPYIAIFVCLLGSWIRFDREAYTWKAGSSQMLNSKGMRVASNLFHVGVIFVLMGHFVGLLTPEAIYHVFISTENKQLLAMVSGGFFGLICLVGLVMLLKRRLTDPRVRATSSNSDIFILGLLLVQLVLGLLTIIASASHMDGSVMVLLATWAQSIVTFQAVQAAQAIESVGIIYKLHVFVGLTMILVFPFTRLVHMISAPIWYLGRRYQIVRQR, from the coding sequence ATGTCTTATTTAAATAATTTACTTTTTGGGATTTATCCCTACATCGCAATTTTTGTTTGCCTACTGGGCTCATGGATCCGGTTTGATCGTGAAGCCTATACCTGGAAAGCCGGTTCAAGCCAAATGCTCAACTCGAAAGGAATGCGCGTTGCCAGTAACCTTTTCCATGTTGGCGTTATCTTTGTCTTAATGGGGCACTTTGTTGGCCTATTAACGCCAGAGGCGATTTATCATGTTTTTATTAGTACGGAAAACAAACAGTTGCTGGCTATGGTGAGTGGTGGTTTTTTTGGACTTATTTGCCTGGTTGGTTTGGTCATGCTACTTAAGCGTCGCTTAACTGATCCACGCGTTCGCGCCACGTCGAGTAACTCTGATATTTTTATTTTGGGCTTATTGTTGGTGCAACTGGTGTTGGGGCTTTTGACTATCATCGCGTCAGCAAGTCATATGGATGGTTCGGTGATGGTGCTACTCGCCACTTGGGCACAAAGTATTGTTACTTTCCAAGCTGTGCAAGCTGCGCAAGCGATTGAGTCTGTTGGAATCATTTATAAACTACATGTTTTTGTCGGTCTGACGATGATTCTAGTGTTCCCATTTACCCGTTTAGTACACATGATCAGTGCGCCAATCTGGTATTTGGGTCGTCGTTACCAAATTGTTAGGCAGCGTTAA
- a CDS encoding peptidylprolyl isomerase has product MSHCTLHSNEAANLSLPEIRVNGVLLDEALYAQELQYHQAETLDSALQKAGQALVIRQLLMNEAGNDAANDEEAAIQLLVEKNSSFVEPSESDCSRYFENNSERFKTEVLMEVDHILLAAPKDDVEERSAEKLKAESIIEQLKEDISLFPTLAEQYSICPSKKMGGSLGQIGKGQTVPEFEKQLVRLPEGLAKIAIESRYGFHVVRVNRKVDGKQLEYPMVAEKIKHYLTQKASQLSIQGYIQSLVEKAEIEGLQIAFSDTNIII; this is encoded by the coding sequence ATGAGCCATTGCACACTACATTCAAATGAGGCTGCTAACCTGTCTTTGCCCGAAATACGAGTTAATGGTGTTTTGTTAGATGAAGCGCTTTATGCACAGGAATTGCAATATCATCAGGCCGAAACACTGGATTCTGCACTTCAAAAGGCGGGGCAGGCACTCGTTATTCGGCAGCTTTTAATGAATGAAGCTGGGAACGATGCAGCTAATGATGAAGAGGCTGCAATTCAGTTACTTGTCGAGAAAAACAGCTCATTCGTTGAGCCTTCGGAGAGTGATTGTAGCCGTTATTTTGAAAATAATAGTGAGCGCTTTAAAACAGAAGTGTTAATGGAAGTTGACCATATTTTGTTGGCCGCACCGAAAGATGATGTTGAAGAGAGAAGTGCGGAAAAATTGAAGGCTGAATCCATTATCGAGCAGCTGAAAGAGGATATTTCACTGTTTCCAACATTAGCGGAACAGTATTCAATTTGCCCGTCTAAGAAAATGGGTGGTTCACTTGGGCAGATCGGTAAAGGACAAACAGTCCCTGAATTTGAAAAGCAACTGGTTAGGCTACCTGAGGGTTTGGCAAAAATAGCTATTGAAAGCCGTTACGGTTTTCACGTTGTAAGGGTTAATAGAAAAGTAGACGGTAAACAGCTTGAATACCCAATGGTTGCTGAAAAAATAAAACACTACCTTACTCAGAAAGCGTCTCAGCTTTCTATTCAAGGCTACATTCAATCACTGGTGGAAAAGGCTGAAATTGAAGGGCTTCAAATTGCTTTTAGTGATACGAATATCATTATTTAA
- a CDS encoding alginate export family protein — protein MKLSKLAAAISIAAPLALASSLTQASDSLLIAPEMGKINFDARLRYEDVDDNSAKKDADALTASIRLGYLTPDFNGFKAYAEVESTTPLGSRDYNDKRLNVGSDRSQYSVIADPDNSSELNRAWIAYSGFDDTLIKLGRQRIILDNSRFVGNVGWRQNEQTYDALTIVNTSLTDTQIIVSYVNNVQTILGTHFEADVPVFNIKYSGLPFGDLTAYGYFVDVAASGATDRDTLGLRFNGSTKVSDVLSVLYTAEYAQQDIDRAASSSEDADYYLLEGGVKFAGITAKISREVQEGHKGETDASFKTPLGTNHKFNGWADQFLGTPDDGLEDTYLTLSTKVAGVKLMAVYHDFEAEDSGMDYGNELDLLAVKKFGKNYKVLVKYAAYDRGDSTSGKEDSDKLWIQGEVSF, from the coding sequence ATGAAACTAAGTAAACTAGCCGCAGCTATATCTATTGCTGCTCCACTAGCCCTTGCATCGTCGCTGACACAAGCGTCTGACTCACTCTTGATCGCGCCTGAAATGGGAAAAATTAATTTTGATGCGCGTCTTCGTTATGAAGATGTTGATGATAATTCAGCTAAAAAAGATGCCGATGCATTAACAGCAAGCATTCGTTTGGGTTATTTAACACCGGATTTTAATGGCTTTAAAGCGTATGCCGAAGTTGAATCCACAACACCATTGGGTAGTCGTGATTATAACGATAAGCGTCTTAACGTAGGATCAGATCGAAGCCAGTACTCAGTTATCGCTGACCCTGACAATAGCAGCGAACTCAACCGTGCATGGATTGCATATTCAGGTTTTGACGATACCTTAATTAAGTTAGGTCGTCAGCGTATTATTCTTGATAATTCCCGTTTTGTAGGTAATGTTGGTTGGCGTCAAAATGAACAAACTTATGATGCACTAACCATTGTGAATACCTCACTAACAGACACTCAAATTATCGTGAGCTATGTTAATAATGTTCAAACGATTCTAGGCACACACTTTGAAGCGGATGTTCCCGTTTTTAATATTAAGTACTCAGGCTTACCTTTTGGTGATTTAACGGCTTATGGTTACTTTGTTGATGTGGCTGCTTCTGGTGCAACTGACCGCGACACGTTGGGTCTACGCTTTAATGGTTCAACTAAGGTGTCAGATGTGTTATCGGTACTTTATACCGCTGAATATGCACAACAAGATATTGATCGAGCAGCTTCAAGTAGTGAAGATGCTGATTATTATCTGTTAGAAGGTGGTGTGAAGTTTGCGGGTATTACTGCGAAAATCTCTCGTGAAGTACAAGAAGGGCATAAGGGCGAAACGGACGCATCTTTTAAAACACCTTTAGGAACTAACCATAAATTCAATGGTTGGGCTGATCAGTTCTTAGGAACACCTGATGATGGCTTAGAAGATACTTACTTAACTCTTAGCACCAAAGTAGCGGGTGTTAAATTAATGGCTGTTTACCATGACTTTGAAGCTGAAGATAGCGGCATGGATTACGGCAATGAACTTGATTTATTAGCGGTTAAAAAATTCGGTAAAAACTATAAAGTTCTTGTTAAATATGCTGCTTATGACCGTGGTGATTCAACCAGTGGTAAAGAAGACAGCGACAAATTATGGATTCAAGGCGAAGTATCGTTTTAG
- a CDS encoding rhodanese-like domain-containing protein yields MIKPASEFIAEAQQNCNCLNIADAKTLFDTTTSAVLLDVREPQEAAKSKIDGSINIPRGLLEMKIQQHCGEADSLILIHCAAGGRASLAAVRLQEMGYSNVHAITAKFDDIKATFD; encoded by the coding sequence ATGATAAAGCCAGCCAGTGAATTTATCGCCGAGGCACAACAAAATTGTAATTGTTTAAATATAGCCGATGCAAAAACGCTGTTTGATACCACTACTTCTGCCGTACTACTTGACGTGCGTGAACCTCAAGAAGCGGCCAAATCTAAGATAGATGGTTCAATCAACATTCCTCGTGGCTTATTAGAAATGAAAATTCAACAGCATTGTGGCGAGGCCGACAGCCTGATTTTAATACATTGTGCCGCCGGTGGTCGCGCCTCACTAGCCGCCGTAAGGTTACAAGAAATGGGCTACAGCAATGTACACGCCATAACTGCAAAATTTGATGATATAAAAGCCACCTTTGACTAA
- a CDS encoding phytanoyl-CoA dioxygenase family protein has product MIGVKTISPETNLTDSQYQDFQRDGYLKVSGLAAKELQIRMLSSIQSSLAPAVSPLEYEADVHYPGAPESRISVGGDTPRRLLNAYARDDVFREWAHTTEIVQTVKQLLGSDDVLLTQNHHNCVMTKMPKFSSKTEWHQDIRYWNFSRPELVNVWLALGDEHRENGGMKFIPGSHAMNFERDRLDENLFLRQDLPENQTILATVVELELQAGDVLFFHCRTFHAAGANKTDKPKYSVVLSYHAADNLAIEGTRSTRLDSIVID; this is encoded by the coding sequence ATGATAGGTGTTAAAACAATAAGCCCAGAAACTAATTTAACCGATAGCCAGTACCAAGATTTCCAGCGAGATGGTTATTTAAAGGTTAGTGGTCTAGCGGCTAAAGAATTACAGATAAGAATGCTTAGTAGCATTCAATCATCCCTTGCGCCGGCCGTTTCCCCTTTGGAGTATGAAGCTGATGTGCATTACCCTGGCGCACCTGAAAGTCGAATTTCAGTGGGTGGTGATACGCCGCGGCGCTTATTAAACGCGTATGCACGTGATGACGTTTTTCGAGAATGGGCGCATACAACGGAGATAGTGCAAACAGTTAAACAATTACTCGGTTCGGATGATGTGCTGTTAACGCAAAATCACCATAACTGCGTGATGACTAAGATGCCTAAATTTAGTAGTAAAACAGAATGGCATCAAGATATTCGTTATTGGAATTTTTCACGCCCAGAGCTGGTTAATGTCTGGTTGGCGTTGGGTGATGAGCATCGTGAGAATGGCGGCATGAAGTTTATTCCTGGTAGCCATGCGATGAATTTTGAGCGTGATCGGTTGGATGAAAATTTATTTCTTCGACAAGATTTGCCTGAAAATCAAACGATACTGGCGACAGTGGTAGAACTGGAATTACAGGCAGGAGACGTGTTGTTCTTTCATTGCCGTACCTTTCATGCGGCGGGCGCAAATAAGACTGATAAGCCTAAATATTCGGTGGTGCTGAGCTATCATGCGGCGGATAACCTAGCTATTGAGGGTACACGCTCAACTCGCTTGGATAGTATCGTAATAGATTAA
- a CDS encoding aldehyde dehydrogenase family protein, whose product MTVKHELWINGEHTKPESNKYFEVLNPLDDSVYCQAAESNDADINKAVDAAHACFQTYSKTLAKDIERMLCKAADLIERDRAEFTDILIDEIGSPINKANFEIQYAIGHLRAAAGIARRVTGQTMPSDTAGKISMSVRKPLGVVAAITPFNVPLIKAAKLVASPLATGNTVVLLPSEEAPTLSYRFAQLLHEAGFPAGSINVVSGFGVDVGDTLNSHPLVKTVMFTGSSRVGKHIGEICGRGMKHAVLELGGKSPLVILNDADLELAVKTAVFGMFLYQGQACMASSRIIVEEGIYDSFLAAYKAAASQLSMGDLREMSTILGPIISQRQRDRVRGHIDNAVEKGATLVTGGEWEGNRCQPTILTNVTEDMTVCYEETFGPVTSVYSVTDYDAALNMANDTPYGLSSSIITNNLNKALDFAENIDSGMVHINAPTLYDEPHVPFGGTGDSGFGREGIEVDVEALTEWKWITIQTPTDEAAAH is encoded by the coding sequence ATGACTGTAAAACACGAACTATGGATCAATGGCGAACACACAAAGCCTGAAAGTAACAAGTATTTTGAGGTACTCAACCCACTTGATGACTCGGTTTATTGCCAAGCAGCCGAATCAAATGATGCCGATATTAACAAGGCTGTGGACGCTGCTCACGCTTGTTTCCAAACGTACAGCAAAACATTGGCTAAAGACATCGAACGTATGCTCTGTAAAGCTGCTGATTTGATAGAAAGAGATCGCGCTGAATTTACCGATATTTTAATTGATGAAATCGGCTCACCTATCAACAAAGCCAATTTTGAAATTCAGTATGCTATCGGCCACCTACGTGCAGCAGCAGGCATCGCTCGTCGCGTTACCGGCCAAACCATGCCGTCTGACACAGCCGGTAAAATTAGTATGAGTGTACGTAAACCATTAGGAGTTGTAGCGGCTATCACACCGTTTAATGTGCCGTTAATTAAAGCTGCAAAATTAGTGGCGTCGCCACTAGCAACGGGAAATACGGTTGTACTTCTGCCTTCAGAAGAAGCACCGACACTTTCCTACCGTTTTGCACAACTCTTACATGAAGCGGGCTTCCCTGCAGGTTCCATCAACGTTGTTTCAGGCTTTGGTGTTGATGTTGGCGACACATTAAACAGTCACCCGTTAGTTAAAACAGTCATGTTCACCGGTTCAAGCCGTGTCGGCAAACACATTGGCGAAATCTGTGGCCGAGGTATGAAACACGCAGTATTGGAATTGGGCGGCAAAAGCCCGTTAGTCATTCTTAACGATGCCGACCTTGAGCTGGCCGTTAAAACCGCTGTTTTCGGCATGTTCTTGTATCAAGGGCAAGCCTGTATGGCCTCAAGCCGTATCATTGTTGAAGAAGGCATTTACGACTCATTCCTAGCCGCCTACAAAGCAGCCGCCAGCCAACTTTCTATGGGCGATTTACGTGAGATGTCTACCATCCTTGGGCCCATTATTTCACAACGCCAACGCGATCGCGTACGTGGTCATATTGACAATGCTGTTGAAAAAGGCGCAACCCTAGTCACGGGTGGAGAATGGGAAGGTAACCGTTGCCAACCTACAATCTTAACCAATGTCACCGAAGATATGACCGTCTGCTATGAAGAAACCTTTGGCCCTGTCACCTCTGTCTACTCCGTAACAGATTATGATGCTGCACTCAACATGGCTAATGACACACCATACGGCCTAAGCTCATCTATCATCACTAATAATCTCAATAAAGCCTTAGACTTTGCAGAGAATATTGATTCTGGCATGGTACATATCAACGCACCTACCTTATACGACGAACCACATGTTCCGTTCGGCGGCACAGGTGATAGCGGCTTTGGCCGTGAAGGCATTGAAGTGGATGTAGAAGCACTTACCGAGTGGAAATGGATTACCATTCAAACACCGACTGACGAGGCAGCCGCACACTAA
- a CDS encoding aldehyde dehydrogenase family protein has protein sequence MIKTYDLWINGQDTKPTSGKYFNVLNPLDDSVFCTAAESNQADINKAVDAAHACFQTFRKSLAKDREAMLCKAADLLERDREEFLEILIDEVGSPMNKAQFEVSQTIGQLRAAAGAARRVTGQTMPSDTPGRISMSVRKPLGVVAAITPFNVPLLKAAKLVASPLATGNTVVLLTSEEAPAVSFRFARLMEEAGFPAGSLNVVSGFGVDVGDFLTGHSLVKAVMFTGSSVVGKHISELCGKNMKPCVLELGGKSPYIVLADADIGLAVQNAIIGMFFYQGQACIASSRIIVEEAIYEQFVEMYSAAAKQLSMGELRDIATILGPIISPRQRNRVRTHIEDAVAKGATLVTGGEWEGNRCQPTILTGVTDEMTVCRQETFGPVTSIYSVKDADEALALANDTHYGLSGAIHTNDLNKALMLAHEVKTGMIHINAPSVYDEPNVPFGGVGDSGFGREGVDVDIDALTQWKWITIQLPGYDQAH, from the coding sequence ATGATTAAGACTTACGATTTATGGATCAATGGGCAAGACACCAAGCCCACTTCAGGAAAATACTTTAATGTTTTAAACCCATTAGATGATAGCGTGTTTTGTACAGCTGCCGAATCCAATCAAGCCGATATAAATAAAGCCGTTGACGCCGCACATGCCTGCTTCCAAACGTTCCGCAAGAGCCTAGCAAAAGACCGTGAAGCGATGCTATGCAAAGCCGCTGACTTACTAGAACGTGACCGTGAAGAGTTTCTTGAGATATTGATCGATGAAGTGGGCTCACCGATGAACAAGGCGCAATTTGAAGTTAGCCAAACTATTGGGCAACTACGCGCTGCCGCTGGTGCAGCTCGCCGCGTCACTGGGCAAACCATGCCATCTGACACACCAGGTAGGATCAGCATGAGTGTGCGTAAACCCTTGGGCGTTGTAGCCGCCATTACACCGTTTAACGTGCCCTTACTGAAAGCGGCCAAGTTGGTTGCATCGCCTCTGGCTACCGGCAATACCGTTGTACTATTAACATCCGAAGAAGCCCCCGCCGTATCCTTCCGCTTTGCACGGCTTATGGAAGAAGCAGGTTTTCCGGCAGGTAGCTTAAATGTAGTGTCTGGTTTTGGTGTTGATGTTGGTGATTTCTTAACTGGCCATTCATTGGTGAAAGCGGTCATGTTCACCGGCTCTAGCGTTGTTGGTAAACACATTAGCGAGCTATGTGGTAAAAACATGAAGCCTTGCGTTTTAGAGCTCGGTGGCAAAAGCCCTTATATCGTCTTGGCCGATGCAGATATTGGTCTTGCGGTGCAAAATGCCATTATTGGTATGTTCTTCTACCAAGGTCAGGCTTGCATTGCATCTAGCCGTATTATTGTTGAAGAAGCTATTTATGAACAATTTGTTGAAATGTATAGCGCCGCTGCCAAACAGCTTTCAATGGGTGAGTTACGCGACATAGCAACCATTCTTGGCCCTATTATCTCACCTCGACAACGTAACCGAGTTCGCACGCATATTGAAGACGCCGTCGCAAAAGGTGCCACACTCGTAACCGGTGGCGAATGGGAAGGCAATCGATGCCAACCGACTATTTTGACCGGTGTCACCGACGAAATGACCGTTTGTCGTCAAGAAACCTTTGGCCCAGTTACTTCAATTTATTCTGTTAAAGATGCTGATGAGGCGTTAGCACTCGCAAACGATACGCATTATGGGCTTAGTGGTGCTATTCACACCAATGACCTTAATAAGGCGCTTATGCTGGCTCATGAAGTTAAAACCGGCATGATTCATATTAATGCTCCAAGTGTTTACGATGAGCCAAATGTTCCATTTGGTGGCGTTGGTGATAGTGGCTTTGGACGTGAAGGGGTTGATGTTGATATCGATGCTCTGACGCAGTGGAAGTGGATTACCATTCAATTACCGGGGTACGATCAGGCACATTAA
- a CDS encoding FAD-dependent oxidoreductase has product MKTIIETLSTIFSADNISALTEEHAEYQFLADRINNSAREVAAVVTPSNLDELKDLLVISTDKDFSLFNLLSPGEINTAPIPAEGAIVVIDLKKLNKIIEVNDKAAYALVEPGVSYAQLNTYLETNNIPFVVDFDKNSTQSVSGGISNRSYGYTPYGDHLMMQCGMEIMLASGRLIRTGMGAMPKSNSWQLFKYGFGPYLDGTFTQSSLGIVTKVGIWLMPKAPAYKPFALQLPNEAALNQAIEIMRGMKINMLVPNTVTVASAQSDALQFADEAVDQIGSNNEMAEKHQLGQWNMYGALYNIPANVDFLWQAISGAFGQIEGGKFILQEATSSNPVWAQREMKMNGKFNAINKNLAAYSSINVHFSSPIDGDDANKMEALLQNLNNPEKLKIISQYALTWRTMMSQLQILYPTGDAEKLTQARSLAQQLINDFSAQGYPACLVDADLQEAVDAVSLPGLQTLKKRVKNALDPKSVFG; this is encoded by the coding sequence ATGAAAACCATTATTGAAACTCTAAGCACTATATTTAGTGCCGATAACATTAGCGCTCTGACTGAAGAGCATGCTGAATACCAGTTTTTAGCGGATAGAATTAACAACTCAGCACGTGAAGTGGCTGCCGTAGTTACCCCAAGCAATTTAGATGAATTAAAGGACTTACTGGTTATCTCAACGGATAAAGACTTTTCGTTATTTAACCTACTAAGCCCAGGCGAAATCAACACCGCGCCTATTCCTGCTGAAGGTGCGATTGTGGTGATTGACCTCAAAAAGCTCAATAAAATTATTGAGGTCAACGACAAAGCGGCCTACGCGCTTGTCGAACCTGGCGTTAGCTACGCCCAGTTAAATACGTACTTGGAAACCAATAACATTCCTTTTGTGGTCGATTTTGACAAAAATTCAACACAGTCTGTATCCGGCGGCATTTCCAATAGAAGCTATGGCTACACGCCTTATGGTGACCACCTGATGATGCAGTGTGGTATGGAAATCATGCTCGCCAGTGGCCGCCTCATCAGGACAGGAATGGGTGCGATGCCTAAAAGTAATTCATGGCAATTATTTAAATATGGCTTTGGCCCTTATCTTGACGGTACTTTCACCCAATCGAGTCTAGGCATTGTGACTAAAGTAGGTATTTGGCTGATGCCTAAAGCACCAGCCTACAAACCTTTTGCCCTTCAATTACCGAATGAAGCAGCCCTCAATCAAGCGATTGAGATTATGCGTGGCATGAAAATCAACATGTTGGTACCTAACACCGTGACCGTGGCATCAGCACAGTCAGATGCCTTACAGTTTGCTGACGAAGCAGTCGATCAAATTGGTAGCAATAATGAAATGGCTGAAAAACATCAGTTAGGCCAGTGGAACATGTACGGCGCACTCTACAACATTCCCGCCAACGTTGATTTTTTATGGCAAGCCATTAGCGGTGCTTTTGGTCAAATTGAAGGCGGCAAATTTATACTGCAAGAGGCCACCAGCAGCAACCCGGTGTGGGCACAACGTGAAATGAAAATGAACGGCAAGTTCAACGCTATTAATAAAAACTTAGCGGCGTACTCATCAATCAATGTTCATTTTTCCAGCCCAATCGACGGCGATGATGCGAATAAAATGGAAGCCTTACTGCAAAATTTAAATAACCCTGAAAAACTTAAAATCATTAGTCAATATGCGCTAACTTGGCGAACAATGATGAGCCAGCTACAAATCTTGTACCCAACGGGAGATGCAGAAAAGCTAACGCAAGCTAGAAGTTTAGCGCAGCAACTCATTAACGATTTTTCAGCCCAAGGCTACCCTGCTTGTTTGGTGGATGCCGATCTGCAAGAAGCCGTCGATGCCGTTAGCCTTCCCGGTCTCCAAACGCTAAAAAAACGCGTTAAAAATGCGCTCGACCCAAAATCTGTCTTTGGTTAA
- a CDS encoding non-oxidative hydroxyarylic acid decarboxylases subunit D, with the protein MSTCPRCQAAKEKIRTEHKGLNAQGELVWSIFHCVSCEFTWRDSEPATTIDYDKREAFFRVDPEKSYPVIMPPAQYK; encoded by the coding sequence ATGAGCACATGCCCACGTTGTCAAGCAGCAAAAGAAAAAATACGCACGGAACATAAGGGGCTTAACGCTCAAGGTGAATTAGTCTGGAGCATTTTTCACTGCGTCAGTTGTGAATTCACTTGGCGCGACAGCGAACCCGCTACTACTATCGATTACGACAAACGCGAGGCATTTTTTAGAGTCGACCCTGAAAAGTCTTACCCCGTTATTATGCCGCCGGCTCAATATAAATAG